The DNA region CTGACTGCAAATGATCAAGGTCTCTGCTGATTTTGCGGTCTTTAAGGTGTCGGGTATCCACCATTTTCCCGGACTTAGCTTCTTCCCTTAATATCTCCCGATCTTTCTTTCTCTGACGCATAGCCGCCTTGGGGTTCCGCACGATAAACGCCATACGTTTAACGCCCCGTGTCAGCCAGGATCGGATAGATTCACGCTTTCGCCCCACCAGCAGCGTTTTTTCTTCAACCCCTTTCGCCGGAACCTGCTTTCTACCCGTAAAATACCCATCTCCATCTGGTCGAATGGGCTTTTGCCCTCCTGGCCTGATATTCATCCCTGCTCTCCTGATGTCTGAAGTGGCTGCCAGCTCTAAGCAGTCAATGGAATTACCCGCTGCCTGAACTATTAGTTCCTAAATAAACTGTAGAAACGCATCGCCCTCATAGCAAACAAGCCCTGAAAGGGCTTGTTTGGTGACAGTAAAATCAGCTATTTATAAAAACCAGACTCCCCCTCAGGGCGAGTCTTAAAACGCCTGTGTAACCACATATACTGTTCAGGATGCTTCCTCACCCGGGCTTCGATAAAGCGATTCACAGTTTCGGCATCCTTATGATCATCACCCTCTGGAAAATCACTCCAGCCCTCACAAATTTCCAGCTCATAGCCTTCCGCATTGGGCAAACGGGTCAGAACCATTGGCACCACTTGCGCCCTGCCCATTCTCGCCATTCTTGATGTACCCGTTACGGTAGCCGCCTGCACCCCGAAAAAAGGAACAAACACACTTTGCTTAGGCCCATAATCCTGGTCAGGCGAATACCAGACTGTTCGCCCGCCACGCAGCGATCGCAGCATTCCCCGCACATCCCTTCTACCGAGCAGACGGCTACGCCGGTCATAGCGCTGACGCTGTTTTCTCTGCATATATTCAAACACAGGGTTTTTGTGCTCTCTGTAAGTGGCGTCAAGACTATGGCGCAGGGCGATAAAAGCACCCGTAATTTCGATGGTGGTAAAGTGCATAATCAGCAACAGCTTTCCCTGAGGTGAGTCAAGATGTTCCAGACCTTTAAAGCGAACCAGCTTTTCCAGCCGTGACCGGGGCCACCACCAGGCGATGACCACTTCCATCAAACCAATACCCACTGACTCAAAGTTGGCTTTCAGCAGCGCCTCACGCTCCTCGGCTGTTTTCTCGGGAAAGCACTTATCAAGGTTCACCCTGGCAATATCCACGCGCTTGCCGCCACGATAATAAAGCCTTCTTCCAATCCAGCTGCCGAACCGCACCAGAA from Endozoicomonas sp. NE40 includes:
- the lpxL gene encoding LpxL/LpxP family Kdo(2)-lipid IV(A) lauroyl/palmitoleoyl acyltransferase, yielding MSKKITNTTEADQFRWSFLHPRYWLTWLGLGLTILPSWLPYPVLVRFGSWIGRRLYYRGGKRVDIARVNLDKCFPEKTAEEREALLKANFESVGIGLMEVVIAWWWPRSRLEKLVRFKGLEHLDSPQGKLLLIMHFTTIEITGAFIALRHSLDATYREHKNPVFEYMQRKQRQRYDRRSRLLGRRDVRGMLRSLRGGRTVWYSPDQDYGPKQSVFVPFFGVQAATVTGTSRMARMGRAQVVPMVLTRLPNAEGYELEICEGWSDFPEGDDHKDAETVNRFIEARVRKHPEQYMWLHRRFKTRPEGESGFYK